In Prochlorococcus marinus XMU1411, one genomic interval encodes:
- the groES gene encoding co-chaperone GroES — translation MAAVSLTVSTVKPLGDRIFIKVSASEEKTAGGILLPDSAKEKPQVGEVAQVGPGKLNDDGSRQTPEVSIGDKVLYSKYAGTDIKLGGDEYVLLSEKDILAVVG, via the coding sequence ATGGCAGCTGTTTCACTTACAGTCTCTACAGTAAAACCACTGGGAGATAGAATTTTTATTAAAGTTTCCGCATCTGAGGAAAAAACTGCTGGAGGCATTCTTTTGCCTGATTCAGCTAAAGAAAAACCACAGGTGGGAGAAGTTGCTCAGGTAGGTCCTGGGAAACTCAATGACGATGGTTCTCGACAAACTCCAGAAGTGAGTATTGGCGATAAAGTCTTGTACAGCAAATATGCTGGAACAGACATTAAATTGGGAGGAGATGAATATGTCTTGCTCTCTGAAAAAGATATTTTAGCTGTTGTAGGCTAA